From the bacterium HR17 genome, the window AAGCCTCTCGTTGACCGCGCGCGAAGCCGCAGAGCAGGGCATCGTGGACCTCGTCGCCGATGACCTGAGCGATTTGCTCCGCAAGGTTGACGGACGCTCCGTCCGTACCGCTGCGGGCGTGCGCACTTTGCACACCAAGGGCGCAGACATCCACGAAATCCGCATGACCCCTAAAGAGACCTTTTTGCACTTTCTGTCCAACCCCAACATCACTTACTTGCTGCTGCTGATAGCCATGTTCGGTTTCATCATGGAGATTTACAACCCCGGCGCCATCTTGCCTATCACCCTCGGCGTCATCGCCTTTCTGTTGTTCTTGTATTCGTCCACGCTGTTGCCGGTCAGCGTCGTCGGCGTTTTGCTTATCGCGGCGGCGGCGGCGTTTTTCATCGCTGAGTTATTCGTGACCAGTCACGGCGTCTTGGCGGGCGCGGGCATCGTAGCGCTGTTGCTGGGCGGTTACATGCTGTTCCCAGAATCCAGTGAGGTGCCTAACTTTTACGCCCGCCGCCTGCGGGTCGCTCCCGCTACCCTTGTCGGCGCCGGTTTGATCGTCGGTGGGTTACTGGTGGCGATGGTGGTCGCCATCGTTCGCGGGCAGCGCCGCAAACCGGTCGTCGGTCAAGAGTGGCTCATCGGGCAAGTCGGCGAAGCCCGCACCGACCTCAACCCAACGGGCACCGTCTTTGTCGCCGGTAGCTGGTGGACAGCAGAGGCTGTGGACGGCAATGTTAAAGCGGGCGAAACTGTAGAGGTCGTCGCCGTGGAAGGGTTGCGTTTGAAGGTTCGTCGTAAATCTGACGCTTTGAAGGAGTGAGCGGGGTATGGAAGCGTTGATACAACTGTTCATGCAGTTGGGCGCTTTAATCGTCGTGGCGATCATCTTGTTGGTATCACAGTCGGTGCGTATCGTTCAGGAATGGGAGCGGGGCGTCGTCCTTCGGCTAGGAAAATTCAACCGCGTCCTGTCGCCCGGCATTCAGTTCATCATCCCGGTCATTGAGCGGGTCATTAAGGTGGACTTGCGCGTTTTCGTCGTGGATGTGCCCAAGCAGGAAATCATCACCAAAGACAATGTGACCGTCAAGGTCAACGCTGTCGTTTACTTTCGGGTGATGGACCCAGCAGCGGCGCTCATCCGCGTGGAAAACTACCTTTACGCCACGCAGCAGGTCGCCCAGACAACTTTGCGGGATGTCGTCGGCCAAAGCGAACTGGACGAACTTTTGGCGCACCGCGAGGAGCTCAACCAACGCCTGCAACGCATCATCGACGCGGCGACAGACCCTTGGGGCATCAAAGTGGATATGGTCGCTATCAAGGATGTGGAACTGCCTGACGCGATGAAACGGGCAATGGCGCGACAGGCGGAAGCAGAACGCGAGCGGCGGGCAAAGGTCATCCACGCGCAGGGCGAATACCAAGCGGCGGAAACATTGGCGCAAGCGGCAGAAATTATGGGGCGCCATCCTGGCTCGCTACAGTTGCGCTTCCTCCAAACGCTGACCGAAGTCGCGACGGAGCGCAGCACGATCGTCGTCATGCCCGTTCCCATTGATGTCCTGGCAGCGTTCATGACGGACCGCCGAGCAGCGGCGTTGCCGTCCCAGCCGGCGACAGGTGGCAAGGAGTGACCTTTTTGCGAAATACTTAAAAGCGGTCTACCCCGACCGCAGTGGGTGTTTGTGACGCCTTGAAAGAGGTGAACACACCGTGTGGCGTCCACAGACGAAGGAAGCTGTCTTGCGGGAAGTGCGCATCCGTGAATGGCGGGCGCGTCTGTGGCACAAGGTCAAGACAGCGGCGAGAAGGGTGTTGAAAAGCGTCGCTGCCACTTGTGTGGCAGTCGTCTGTCAACTGCGTGCGTGGAGTGCCGCCACCGCGCATGAGGTGGAACTCAACCGCAGGCTCAGCCAACGCTACGATAAGTTGTTGCGGTTGGGGGAACAGGCTTACGCCCTGTATCGGTCGGGCAACCGCTCTTTCGAGGTGTTGGTGCCTCTGTGCGAGGAAATCGCGCGGCTTGAAGGGGCTTTGGAAAGCACCCGCACTCAACCGCTCGTTGTCGTCACGGATGACCGTCCAGCAACACAACCGGCGACGGGGTCTTAAGTCCACGAAGGAGGGCAGGTGCTAATGGGGCGATTAGCCGAGGAGGCGCAAAAGCAACTGATCGCCACCCTGGCGCCTTACATGGGCAAAGTCACTTTCGGGAACCTGCGCTTTCAAGTGTCGGAATGGACTGAGGGCGACCGCAGTTACACGAATATCGCGATTGTTTACGAAACGCCCGGCAGTTCCACGAACCAACTGAACATTTTAGTGGACGAGACGGAAGGGGTTATCACTTTCGTGGACGGCGACGAGGAGCGACGGACGACCAACCTTGAGGAAGTGCTGCACTTTGTGGAGAGTGCGGTGCGCACCATTCCCGAACGGCGCATGGAGCGCCTCAGAGAGACGATCCGACTTTGGGCGCGGCAAGGTAAAAGTAAAGCCGAAGTGCTGGCAGAACTCAATCGCCTGCTGCGGGCTGACTTGCTGGGCGGTAGTATCACCCACACCGAGTTGAAAGCCAGCATCCAATATTGCTTGCAGCTGTTCAATGTGTTGCCGTCGGGGCAAAACGTGTGAACCTTTCTTCCCCTGAGGCGAAACCCATGGAGCGATGGTTCGCCGCGCGTTGGGATAACGGTAAACCACCCAAAGATGTGGAGACCCGCCTCGCTCAGTTGCGGGCAGCGATGGTGGAACACCAGTTGCGCCGGCGTGGGATTCGCGATGAACGCGTGTTATCCGCTTTTTTGAAAGTGCCCCGTCACCGCTTCGTGCGCCCGCAAGACCGATGGCAGGCGTATGAAGACCACCCTTTGCCCATCGGCTACGGGCAAACGATTTCGCAACCTTACATCGTGGCGTTGATGACCGAACTGTTGGAGTTGCGAGGCGACGAACGCGTGTTGGAAATCGGGACAGGGTCGGGTTACCAAGCCGCCATCTTGGCGGAGTTAGCCCGCGAAGTGATCACTGTGGAGCGCATCCCCGAACTGGCGCACCGTGCCCAACAGGTCTTAGCCGAGTTGGGTTACACCAATGTGACGGTGGTGGTTGGCGATGGGTCATTGGGGGTGCCAGAGCACGCACCCTTTGACGCCATCGTCGTGACAGCAGCCGCCCCGCACCCCCCAAAACCGTTGCTCCATCAACTTAAAGACGGAGGGCGTCTGGTCATCCCGATCGGTGACCGCCACATCCAGGAATTGGTTCGGTTCGTCCGGCGCGGTGACGAATGGCAACAAGAGCGGTACGGACCGTGCCTCTTCGTCCCCCTCATCGGCAAAGAAAGTTGGCGCGGCAGCGACAGTGAGGGAGGATTGGAGACCCTGTGAGCGCAATGTAAATGGCGGTTACGCTATGAGCGCTACGCGTCGGTGGGAAACGGTATTGCTGATCGTCAACCCACACGCCGGTGGTGGTAAAGGACGGCGTTGGGCTGCGCGTTTAGAAGCCGCTTTGCGGCAGCGTTTCGCCCGCGTGCGCACGGTCTTGACAGAGAAATCCGGCAGCGCTGCCGAGGCAGTCGCTCGCTACGACGCTGAGTTGGTCGTTGTAGCCGGTGGTGACGGGGTTTTCCACGACGCCATCAATGGGGCGATGCAGACTCGTCGGTCGCTCCCGTTCATTTTGGTGCCCATCGGGACGGGCAATGTCCTCGCATCTAACCTCGGCATTCCCAAAGACCCGTTGCGGGCGTTAGCCGCGTCTTTGGACGGTCAGTTGTGTCCGTTGGACTTGGGACAAGCCCACGACCGCTTCTTTCACTGCAGTTTGGGTATCGGGTTGGACGCGTATGTGGTTGCTCAGATGGAAGCGGAGCGTGCCAGCCAGGTCAAACGCCTGCTGGGCAAAGTCGCTTATCTCCTTGCCGCGTTGCGCCACAGCGTGCGTTACGAGTGGTCTCATGTCCGCATAGAAGCGGAATTGGCGGATGGCTGTGAGGCATGCTGGGAACGCGATGCGTGGTTGGTGTTGGTGACCAATGTGGCGGACTACGGTGGTGTCAACATTGCCCCTGATGCCCGCCCTGACGACGGAGCGTTGGATTTGGTCGTTTTGCCCGCCCACAGCAAGGTGGATTACTTCCGTTTCGGGGTGCTAGGTTGGTTGGGATGGCATCTGCGCCATCCTGAAGTCGTCGTCCGTCCAATTCGGCGTGCTCGCATCGTGTCCGCTCCCCCTGTCCCGACCCAGTTGGACGGGGAACCGGCGCCGACCACACCGGTGGATGTTCAGGTGGTGCCCCGTGCCCTGACCGTTTTGCTACCCCGCACGCCTTTGCGAGCGCAACACCGCGTGGCTTCAACGCTCTAACAAGATGGAAGGGGCGATGAAAATGCCCGAAACGATCGTGCTGAGGCAGATCGTCCGCGCGCCGATTGCGCGGGTCTATGCGGTCGCCAAGCAAATAGAGCGGTTCCCTGAATGGCTGGATTATGTGACCGCCGTTCGGGTCCGTGACCGTAGCCCCGACGGACGCGTGGTGCTCAGCGAATGGGAAGCGACGGTGCCGATGTTGGGTTTAACCGCACGATGGGTGGAGCGGGACGAATGGGATGACACCCAACAGGTGTGCCGGTTTGCCCTCGTAGAGGGCGATTTGGATCGCTACGAAGGCGTTTGGGAATTTGAGGAGCACCCAGACGGCACGCAAATGTGTTTGACGATCACTTACGATTACCGTGTGCCTGTCGGCGGTGCCCTCGTCCAGCAACTCGTCCGCAAAATCGTGGAGCAGATGGGACAAAAGTTGTTGGCAGGCATCGCCCGTGCCGCCGAGCACAACTGACTAAAGTAAGCGTGTTATAATAGCCGTGCCATGATTTGGTCATCCTTGCACCAAAGCAAGGCAGGAGGGACAGTCATGAACGAAACTGAGCAAAAGGTCACCGAGACCGCACAGGACGAACCGCGCACTGCCGAAGCGACGGCGGCTGTGCCAGCGCCCGCTGAAGCGGTGCCGCCGACGGAATTGGAGATAGCGGAATCGCCCGCGCCCGTCCCCTCAGTTCCATCCGAACGCCCCAAAACGCCCCCAAAAGGGAGCCGCAGTTATGAACTTATCTTCCTCGTGGATGCCGGGTTGCCGAAAGGGGACTTGAACGGGTTGATTGAGAAGTTGCAAACTTTCATAGAACAGCGCGACGGCGCCGTGGAAAATGTCCGCGTGTCGGATGTCCGTCGGCTCGCTTACGAGATCAAAAAGCGCACGCATGGCGTCTATGTCGTCGTTAACTTCTGGATCCAGCCGGCGCACATTGCGGAGTTGGAGCGCATGCTGCGTTTGGATGACCGTGTCCTGAGGCACATGGTCATTCTCACTCGGGCATCCTGACGGAAACATTGATGCCATCGGGAACGCAGCGTCGCGTGGCGGACTCATCAGAGAGGTGACGCCCCTTGTTCAATCGTGTAATTCTTGTCGGGCGCTTGGTCGCAGACCCTGAAGTGCGTTACACCCCCGATGGCATCCCCATTGCCTCTTTTCGGTTGGCAGTGGACCGACCGACCCGGCGGGGCACGGAACGGCAGACAGACTTCATCCGCATCGTGACCTTCCGCCGTCTGGCGGAGTTCGCCCAGAATTACCTGACGAAGGGGCGCCTCGTCCTGGTGGAAGGGCGCTTGCAGGTCAATAGTTACACTGACCGCATGGGGCAACGCCGCACCGCTGTTGATGTTATCGCATTTACAGTTCAGTTTATGGACCGCAAACCGGAGGGCGTCGCACCGACAGCGGCGTCTGCGGTTGCCGGCACATCGTTTCCGGCGCCAATAGAGCCCGATGCTCTCCCCGAACAAGATGTGCCGATTGACGAAGTAGTGCTGGACGAATTGCCTCTCCCTGACGAGGAAGGAAGCGAAGAGTTTCCGTTCTGACCGCCAAAAACCAAATTGACAAGGAGGCTGCGAGGTGAAACGCCCGATGACGGCGCGTCGCAAAAAGAAAAAGCGCTGCCAATGGTGCATGGAAGGCATCCGCTACATTGACTACAAGAGCGTTAGCCGGTTGCAACGCTTCATGGACAGCAAGGGCAAAATCCTGCCCCGGCGCCAGACGGGCAACTGCGCCCGCCACCAACGCCAATTGGCGGTCGCCATCAAGCGGGCGCGCACCATGGGGTTACTGCCTTTCGTTGTCTACTGATGACCAGGCGCGGGAGGCGGTTACTCGCCGACGATTTTACCATCTGTTTTCTGCGGGCGTAATCCGTGCGCCGTCCAAACGGGCACGAAGGGGCACGGCTCCCGCACAACAAGTGCTCGCACCCCATCGCCGTAGTCCAGTAGCCATCGCACTGCGTCCCTCAGCGCTGCCGTGTCAAAGGATGAAACGACACGCGTCGGGACGCCGGCAGCGGTCAAAAGGGCTTCCATACGCAAGGATGGGGTAAAGTTGCCCGTCGCGTCAAACCCGCTGCCGAGGTGGGGCTGCCCCCCTGTGAACGCCGCCCCGCCGTTGTCGGCGACGATGACCGCCATCGGCGCCTGCCAACAGACCGCGTTGAGGATGCCCAGCAGTGCCCCGTGAAAAAAGTCGCTGTCGCCGACCAAGGCGATGTAACGCCGCTGCGGGTCGCGCTCCAA encodes:
- the clpP_1 gene encoding ATP-dependent Clp protease proteolytic subunit; the protein is MRWFVAWVVAVVVSVAPAQSPRPHVCYAVVQDVIVNPALKDFLRRAIETAKQDNASCLVVQITTPGGMVDAMQEIVRLFLQSPVPVITFVAPIAGNADSAGAFIVMAGHIAAMAPGSRIGAAHPVFLPMGGGSEQGPSESERIMMEKVTQAIAATIKAIAELRGRNAKVAERMVRESLSLTAREAAEQGIVDLVADDLSDLLRKVDGRSVRTAAGVRTLHTKGADIHEIRMTPKETFLHFLSNPNITYLLLLIAMFGFIMEIYNPGAILPITLGVIAFLLFLYSSTLLPVSVVGVLLIAAAAAFFIAELFVTSHGVLAGAGIVALLLGGYMLFPESSEVPNFYARRLRVAPATLVGAGLIVGGLLVAMVVAIVRGQRRKPVVGQEWLIGQVGEARTDLNPTGTVFVAGSWWTAEAVDGNVKAGETVEVVAVEGLRLKVRRKSDALKE
- the hflC_1 gene encoding Modulator of FtsH protease HflC, whose amino-acid sequence is MEALIQLFMQLGALIVVAIILLVSQSVRIVQEWERGVVLRLGKFNRVLSPGIQFIIPVIERVIKVDLRVFVVDVPKQEIITKDNVTVKVNAVVYFRVMDPAAALIRVENYLYATQQVAQTTLRDVVGQSELDELLAHREELNQRLQRIIDAATDPWGIKVDMVAIKDVELPDAMKRAMARQAEAERERRAKVIHAQGEYQAAETLAQAAEIMGRHPGSLQLRFLQTLTEVATERSTIVVMPVPIDVLAAFMTDRRAAALPSQPATGGKE
- the pcm_2 gene encoding Protein-L-isoaspartate O-methyltransferase, which codes for MERWFAARWDNGKPPKDVETRLAQLRAAMVEHQLRRRGIRDERVLSAFLKVPRHRFVRPQDRWQAYEDHPLPIGYGQTISQPYIVALMTELLELRGDERVLEIGTGSGYQAAILAELAREVITVERIPELAHRAQQVLAELGYTNVTVVVGDGSLGVPEHAPFDAIVVTAAAPHPPKPLLHQLKDGGRLVIPIGDRHIQELVRFVRRGDEWQQERYGPCLFVPLIGKESWRGSDSEGGLETL
- the dagK_1 gene encoding Diacylglycerol kinase — encoded protein: MSATRRWETVLLIVNPHAGGGKGRRWAARLEAALRQRFARVRTVLTEKSGSAAEAVARYDAELVVVAGGDGVFHDAINGAMQTRRSLPFILVPIGTGNVLASNLGIPKDPLRALAASLDGQLCPLDLGQAHDRFFHCSLGIGLDAYVVAQMEAERASQVKRLLGKVAYLLAALRHSVRYEWSHVRIEAELADGCEACWERDAWLVLVTNVADYGGVNIAPDARPDDGALDLVVLPAHSKVDYFRFGVLGWLGWHLRHPEVVVRPIRRARIVSAPPVPTQLDGEPAPTTPVDVQVVPRALTVLLPRTPLRAQHRVASTL
- the rpsF gene encoding 30S ribosomal protein S6, producing MNETEQKVTETAQDEPRTAEATAAVPAPAEAVPPTELEIAESPAPVPSVPSERPKTPPKGSRSYELIFLVDAGLPKGDLNGLIEKLQTFIEQRDGAVENVRVSDVRRLAYEIKKRTHGVYVVVNFWIQPAHIAELERMLRLDDRVLRHMVILTRAS
- the ssb_1 gene encoding Single-stranded DNA-binding protein codes for the protein MFNRVILVGRLVADPEVRYTPDGIPIASFRLAVDRPTRRGTERQTDFIRIVTFRRLAEFAQNYLTKGRLVLVEGRLQVNSYTDRMGQRRTAVDVIAFTVQFMDRKPEGVAPTAASAVAGTSFPAPIEPDALPEQDVPIDEVVLDELPLPDEEGSEEFPF
- the rpsR gene encoding 30S ribosomal protein S18; amino-acid sequence: MKRPMTARRKKKKRCQWCMEGIRYIDYKSVSRLQRFMDSKGKILPRRQTGNCARHQRQLAVAIKRARTMGLLPFVVY